Proteins found in one Oscarella lobularis chromosome 16, ooOscLobu1.1, whole genome shotgun sequence genomic segment:
- the LOC136196550 gene encoding sacsin-like isoform X1, which translates to MGMLTLDSPSEIPVYLQSLGIFFDSSGQALELKNESRFLKVVCGGEVNPVHMKHIIQDINLNFEINEWVAYEISESKLIYAQIINKLFNREDDVIGDDCLLLSRPRYIIDIGKDEPIEVDCLDLHKFRRRADNLCRDLASSEGSRLGSREKRSFDEKRAELVKQLEEIRSLPEVDRRKALRRLYLKWHPDKCDDVDASEIFAFLRSQIEVFVPEGTSEGSHPTFRQWDSHARSFPSRHTRRAASREGTSSNDVDDDDDDNDSFPSFPRPTFSPQPEMGKLFRCQAEADLLAARELYEVQIEKANGNFALVCFLCHECAEKALKGVLLVEKGIYSNQRFSHNLTWFLSALDYVPQSAQSTVQESVLQLNCYYINTRYPDSLNAVPALSFTQDQAQKALTCAENIVQSTVV; encoded by the coding sequence ATGGGCATGCTCACTTTGGACAGTCCGTCAGAAATACCCGTTTATTTACAAAGccttggaattttttttgattcttCGGGTCAGGCGCTTGAACTGAAAAACgaatcgcgttttttgaaagtggtTTGCGGTGGGGAAGTGAATCCAGTGCACATGAAACACATCATTCAGGATATCAACTTGAATTTTGAAATAAACGAATGGGTTGCATATGAAATCTCTGAGAGCAAACTAATATACGCTCAAATCATCAATAAATTGTTTAATAGAGAGGACGACGTGATTGGAGAtgattgtcttttgttgAGCCGTCCGCGCTACATTATCGATATTGGAAAGGATGAACCAATCGAAGTTGACTGTTTAGATTTACACAAATTTAGGAGGCGAGCTGATAATTTATGCAGAGATTTGGCATCCTCTGAAGGTTCAAGACTTGGTTCACGGGAAAAAAGGTCTTTTGATGAGAAACGTGCAGAACTCGTGAAACAACTTGAAGAAATACGGTCGCTTCCGGAAGTggatcgtcgaaaagcgcTGAGGCGATTGTACCTCAAATGGCATCCGGATAAAtgcgacgatgtcgacgcGAGCGAAATATTCGCGTTTTTAAGAAGTCAAATCGAAGTGTTTGTCCCTGAAGGAACCAGCGAAGGTTCGCATCCCACCTTTCGCCAGTGGGATTCTCATGCAAGAAGCTTCCCTTCGCGACATACCAGGAGGGCAGCCTCTCGTGAAGGCACTTCTTCgaacgatgtcgacgacgatgacgacgacaacgattcTTTTCCATCCTTTCCGAGGCCAACGTTTTCTCCGCAGCCGGAGATGGGAAAATTGTTCCGCTGTCAAGCCGAGGCTGATTTGCTTGCTGCTCGAGAGCTATACGAAGTGCAAATTGAGAAAGCCAATGGTAATTTTGCTCtcgtttgttttctttgtcacgAATGCGCCGAGAAAGCTCTCAAGGGAGTGTTGCTTGTGGAAAAAGGAATTTATTCTAATCAAAGGTTTAGCCATAATCTGACGTGGTTTTTGTCTGCTCTTGATTACGTTCCCCAATCGGCGCAGTCCACTGTCCAGGAGAGCGTCCTTCAGCTGAACTGCTATTATATCAACACCCGTTACCCAGATTCCTTAAATGCTGTTCCCGCGCTTTCCTTTACTCAAGATCAAGCTCAGAAAGCCTTGACTTGTGCCGAGAATATTGTCCAATCAACTGTTGTGTAG
- the LOC136196550 gene encoding uncharacterized protein isoform X2: MNIIERQWSETGRVFKEDVRMQWFTLEWCVSMKGAGDAVGYWGLWGHKGVLCQVHPVLLRQEWRKSRQLKKSLDVDTFRHKGTFPDLSVTSNLRDTSIFERCFDANVNAVKKLCRSCEGLQKNYYI; this comes from the exons ATGAAC attATTGAGCGTCAGTGGAGTGAAACG GGGCGAGTGTTTAAAG AAGATGTTCGGATGCAGTGGTTTACTTTGGAGTGGTGTGTGTCCATGAAG GGGGCGGGAGACGCCGTGGGATATTGGGG GCTTTGGGGACACAAGGGAGTTCTGTGTCAAGTTCACCCGGTGCTACTTCGCCAGGAGTGGAGGAAAAGTAGGCAGTT GAAAAAATCTTTGGATGT TGATACCTTTAGGCACAAAGGCACCTTTCCAGACTTATCAGTTACGTCAAATCTCAGAGACACCTCAATTTTCGAACGTTGCTTTGATGCAAACGTTAATGCCGTAAAGAAGCTCTGCAG GTCGTGCGAAGGTCTCCAAAAGAACTACTACATCTAA
- the LOC136196550 gene encoding uncharacterized protein isoform X4, with protein MQWFTLEWCVSMKGAGDAVGYWGLWGHKGVLCQVHPVLLRQEWRKSRQLKKSLDVDTFRHKGTFPDLSVTSNLRDTSIFERCFDANVNAVKKLCRSCEGLQKNYYI; from the exons ATGCAGTGGTTTACTTTGGAGTGGTGTGTGTCCATGAAG GGGGCGGGAGACGCCGTGGGATATTGGGG GCTTTGGGGACACAAGGGAGTTCTGTGTCAAGTTCACCCGGTGCTACTTCGCCAGGAGTGGAGGAAAAGTAGGCAGTT GAAAAAATCTTTGGATGT TGATACCTTTAGGCACAAAGGCACCTTTCCAGACTTATCAGTTACGTCAAATCTCAGAGACACCTCAATTTTCGAACGTTGCTTTGATGCAAACGTTAATGCCGTAAAGAAGCTCTGCAG GTCGTGCGAAGGTCTCCAAAAGAACTACTACATCTAA
- the LOC136196550 gene encoding uncharacterized protein isoform X3, which produces MNIIERQWSETGRVFKEDVRMQWFTLEWCVSMKGAGDAVGYWGLWGHKGVLCQVHPVLLRQEWRKSRQLKKSLDVHKGTFPDLSVTSNLRDTSIFERCFDANVNAVKKLCRSCEGLQKNYYI; this is translated from the exons ATGAAC attATTGAGCGTCAGTGGAGTGAAACG GGGCGAGTGTTTAAAG AAGATGTTCGGATGCAGTGGTTTACTTTGGAGTGGTGTGTGTCCATGAAG GGGGCGGGAGACGCCGTGGGATATTGGGG GCTTTGGGGACACAAGGGAGTTCTGTGTCAAGTTCACCCGGTGCTACTTCGCCAGGAGTGGAGGAAAAGTAGGCAGTT GAAAAAATCTTTGGATGT GCACAAAGGCACCTTTCCAGACTTATCAGTTACGTCAAATCTCAGAGACACCTCAATTTTCGAACGTTGCTTTGATGCAAACGTTAATGCCGTAAAGAAGCTCTGCAG GTCGTGCGAAGGTCTCCAAAAGAACTACTACATCTAA
- the LOC136196864 gene encoding uncharacterized protein, giving the protein MSTGINSFGVPSPVDDARRSSTESLSAELILFPYDDRSAAPTSLQEDCIESPVGESGAQQLQLWEKGPQITGELINDLSIRIAPMWDHVARRLKPKPFDYYEIETIKNDHQGNARRQAEAMLDKWRENSASEANACHLCLALLDEGMKAAASEILGPRFVENIDLMRQRKPRRYPSRRDRSIGPAVMPAQSIQSSHSLAPSDHLFNLPFHYCDRQGVIECVIRCIKEKVALCCLWGPPGCGTSTAGHAVLQRVHLIYGSANALSLKPKKLPAISALSQLVSSHVSRFKLNHCTVFLDGFDEHLEGKEIQFKQVLEELMDNLGKRFTVVVALHKEFPPCASVSLTTKSVKVDWLEEEEGARLLTLHFTNGKKHLPDLSQNNQQAMRKLAVRCDGIPYVLQAVGLAGQDESIPLENKIARFLGDLSSNYTLFQQFCSRFDAGLQDLKQCFSRRWKLLPENLKTALLSLSAISGSFSEAFAFKGVLQRSDTVSVLNLLRSWGLLTQDSDQRYKIPRYFRQYLLTLDDCDSIEQNDGQSSEATLNCVEDAKRRYFEHLQKVVKRLSKNRSRERLGSEKFKGIRNYKRLLDFFHTPADILLGKSYSFALFICQSEEARRALLDLISIDVLRKFCKNCLKSAQCSEKPNESFCFSVFFAQVLLKQERFERGDLARVEKYLQSIVSEEVLPKNVIQQWRTSRAEFLMAKGLYKKAVSLLEKAIEETFSSQLILGKAHYRLGVKACARFDLATDLGNAVRTHFETAKTCFMSCLERLGKDDCLRCFILMWIADTYFRMGDYDSATESYEKLLKEEEKVYWPGEETQEKLNGRKKTRSSALHYALGLSRVLQLYVKARQWIRTNLGSCISSLTKSKLTLGDSHLSDDYLSDCIHLANGKALLLLALQEKHSLGLPAQKVVNLLNSAEESFNEISLSLLEEKTAFLAITRACLKEESTVMTQLGDTFPESAKLFLTRSGDIGYYPTPTALFLKLYQILTLIILINQLQVFFLAILSCILI; this is encoded by the exons AAAAGGGGCCCCAGATCACTGGAGAACTTATTAACGATCTTTCGATAAGAATTGCTCCAATGTGGGATCACGTCGCGAGGAGGCTGAAGCCTAAGCCGTTTGATTATTACGAGATTGAAACTATCAAGAACGATCACCAAGGAAATGCCCGACGTCAAGCGGAGGCGATGTTGGACAAGTGGCGGGAGAACTCAGCTAGTGAAGCTAATGCATGTCATCTTTGCCTTGCTTTGCTTGATGAGGGCATGAAAGCGGCAGCGTCAGAGATACTTGGACCTAGGTTCGTTGAAAATATTGATTTAATGAGACAAAGGAAAC CTCGTCGTTATCCTTCACGTAGAGATCGCTCTATTGGGCCAGCAGTAATGCCAGCTCAATCAATTCAGAGCTCAC ATTCACTCGCACCGTCTGACCATCTTTTCAATCTACCGTTCCATTATTGCGACCGGCAGGGCGTCATAGAGTGTGTCATTAGATGCATTAAGGAAAAAGTTGCTCTTTGCTGTCTTTGGGGGCCGCCGGGATGTGGTACCAGCACCGCTGGGCATGCAGTTCTTCAAAGAGTCCACCTTATCTACGGTTCTGCGAATGCTCTATCCTTGAAACCTAAGAAACTGCCAGCTATCTCGGCTTTGTCTCAGCTTGTTTCGTCGCACGTCAGCCGTTTCAAGTTGAATCATTGTACGGTTTTTCTTGACGGCTTCGACGAACATTTGGAAGGTAAAGAAATCCAGTTTAAACAAGTGCTTGAGGAGCTGATGGACAACCTTGGCAAGCGATTTACTGTTGTAGTAGCGTTGCACAAGGAGTTTCCACCTTGTGCTTCAGTTTCACTGACAACCAAGTCTGTCAAAGTCGACTGgcttgaagaggaagaaggagCACGTTTGTTGACGCTGCATTTTACAAATGGCAAGAAACACCTTCCTGATCTTTCGCAAAATAATCAGCAAGCCATGCGCAAGTTAGCCGTTCGTTGCGATGGAATTCCCTATGTTCTTCAAGCCGTCGGGTTAGCGGGGCAAGATGAATCGATTCCTTTGGAAAATAAAATAGCACGCTTTCTAGGCGATCTTTCGTCCAACTATACTTTGTTTCAACAATTTTGCAGCAGGTTCGATGCAGGCCTGCAAGACTTGAAGCAATGCTTTAGTAGGCGTTGGAAACTATTGCcggaaaatttgaaaacgGCTCTCCTTAGTCTGTCAGCTATTTCTGGTTCATTTTCTGAAGCGTTTGCGTTTAAAGGCGTTTTACAGAGAAGTGACACTGTTTCTGTTCTAAATCTTCTAAGAAGCTGGGGTCTTTTGACTCAGGACAGTGATCAGCGCTACAAAATTCCTCGATACTTCCGTCAATATCTATTGACTTTAGATGACTGTGATTCGATTGAACAGAATGATGGTCAGTCTAGCGAGGCTACCCTGAATTGCGTCGAAGATGCCAAAAGGAGGTATTTCGAGCATCTTCAGAAGGTAGTTAAGCGTCTCTCGAAGAATCGCAGCCGCGAAAGACTGGGAAGTGAGAAATTCAAAGGTATTAGAAACTATAAAAGgcttttggatttttttcacaCGCCAGCAGACATACTTCTTGGTAAATCTTACAGTTTTGCTTTGTTTATTTGTCAATCTGAAGAGGCGCGAAGGGCGTTGCTTGACTTAATTTCGATAGACGTTCTTCGGAAATTTTGCAAAAATTGTCTGAAATCTGCTCAATGCTCTGAGAAACCTAATGAGTCTTTTTGCTTTTCGGTCTTCTTCGCGCAAGTCTTGTTGAAGCAAGAGCGCTTTGAGAGAGGAGATTTGGCGAGAGTCGAAAAATATTTACAGTCTATTGTCAGTGAAGAAGTTTTGCCCAAAAATGTGATTCAGCAATGGAGAACGTCACGTGCCGAGTTTTTGATGGCCAAAGGCTTGTACAAAAAAGCAGTTAGTTTGCTAGAAAAAGCGATTGAggaaactttttcttcgcagcTGATTCTTGGTAAAGCTCACTACCGGCTGGGTGTGAAAGCTTGTGCCCGTTTTGATTTGGCAACTGATTTAGGAAACGCAGTTCGTACTCATTTTGAAACAGCCAAAACTTGTTTTATGAGTTGTTTAGAGCGGTTGGGGAAGGATGACTGTCTTAGGTGCTTCATTCTCATGTGGATTGCGGATACTTATTTTCGGATGGGAGACTATGACTCAGCCACAGAGTCGTACGAGAAACTTCtcaaggaagaggagaaagttTATTGGCctggagaagaaacgcaggagaaattgaatgGCCGGAAGAAAACGCGCTCATCGGCCCTACACTATGCTTTGGGGCTGTCTCGAGTGTTGCAACTTTACGTCAAAGCAAGGCAATGGATCCGCACAAACTTGGGGTCTtgtatttcttctttgacgaAATCTAAACTTACCCTAGGAGACAGCCATCTCTCCGATGACTATCTTTCAGATTGTATTCACTTGGCTAACGGAAAAGCTCTTTTGTTACTAGCGCTTCAGGAGAAACATTCTTTAGGGTTACCGGCGCAGAAAGTTGTAAACTTGCTAAACTCGGCGGAGGAGTCTTTCAACGAAATTTCCTTGTCCCTTCTCGAGGAAAAGACGGCGTTTCTTGCAATAACAAGGGCATGCCTAAAAGAAGAATCTACTGTTATGACACAACTCGGAGACACTTTTCCTGAATCGGCGAAACTGTTTTTGACTCGTAGCGGCGACATTGGGTATTATCCGACACCAACAGCATTGTTTCTGAAATTGTATCAGATCTTGACGCTCATCATCCTTATAAATCAACTGCAAGTCTTCTTTTTGGCAATTCTTTCCTGTATTTTGATATAG